One window from the genome of Senegalia massiliensis encodes:
- a CDS encoding ImmA/IrrE family metallo-endopeptidase — MVLPWVDTIIDGLVELYRTRNIYELYQQLDIRVIKLNKDNALLKKAEAMYQRNFFNDEVVFVRDDLEYQYEKFILAHELGHALLHTKTYQAAYNKDLINKGKLEKQADYFALRLLQIEIDSIDYEGFTIEQIASSLYVTQESLSSL; from the coding sequence ATGGTTTTACCATGGGTTGATACTATAATTGATGGTTTAGTAGAATTATATCGTACTAGAAACATATATGAACTATACCAACAGTTAGATATAAGAGTCATAAAACTTAATAAAGATAATGCATTATTAAAAAAGGCTGAAGCAATGTATCAAAGGAATTTTTTTAATGATGAAGTTGTTTTTGTAAGAGATGATCTAGAATATCAATATGAAAAATTTATTTTGGCACATGAACTTGGACATGCACTCTTACATACTAAAACATATCAAGCTGCATATAATAAAGATTTAATCAATAAAGGAAAGTTGGAAAAACAAGCAGATTATTTTGCTCTTAGGCTCCTTCAAATTGAAATAGATAGTATAGATTATGAAGGCTTCACAATAGAACAAATTGCAAGTTCTTTATATGTAACACAAGAAAGTCTATCTTCACTATAG
- a CDS encoding cyclase family protein translates to MLIDITTVVSNSSPLIEWAKSQYNQHVAMGHIGTHLDTYEKSNIPLEYFKSKGVLFDVREKSEVSIDDIEISKIDKGDFVIFRTGQIEKYAYGDKEYFNNHPQLSKELINALISKQVHFIGVDCPGIRQNLEHEEADRMCEQSKVYIIENLCNLSEVRNTEFMVYTMWLDDEEMTGLKCRVLIEQ, encoded by the coding sequence ATGTTAATAGATATAACAACAGTTGTTTCAAATAGTAGCCCTTTAATTGAATGGGCAAAGTCACAATATAATCAGCATGTAGCCATGGGACATATAGGAACTCATCTTGATACTTATGAAAAAAGCAATATACCACTAGAGTATTTCAAAAGTAAAGGCGTACTGTTTGATGTGAGAGAAAAATCAGAAGTATCTATCGATGATATTGAAATAAGCAAAATAGACAAAGGTGATTTTGTAATATTCAGAACAGGTCAAATTGAAAAATATGCTTATGGAGACAAAGAATATTTTAATAATCATCCTCAATTATCGAAAGAATTAATAAATGCCTTGATATCTAAACAAGTACATTTTATCGGAGTGGATTGTCCCGGCATTCGTCAAAACCTAGAGCATGAGGAAGCTGACAGGATGTGCGAACAATCTAAAGTCTACATTATTGAGAACTTGTGTAATTTATCAGAAGTCAGAAATACTGAGTTTATGGTTTATACAATGTGGCTAGATGATGAAGAAATGACAGGACTAAAATGCAGAGTTTTGATTGAACAATAG
- a CDS encoding SDR family oxidoreductase has protein sequence MDKYLVTGASGNIGKYVVDELIVLKKDIKAAVHNTEKAKKLFKDKEDVELVKFDFLDKKTFENALEGVQAIFLVRPPNLANPRKDMLPFLEAAKEKGIEKIVFVSLLGVEKNPIVPHRKIENMIKNLSIPYVFLRPSFFMQNLNTNHKEEIKKRDELYIPAGSSKTSFIDTRDIARAAAISLIENKYKNISITLTGKEAIDYNEVSKILSEVLGRKIEYKNPSLLRFRKERIKRGTPKEFANVMTLLYLMTKLGTAKDITYDLEKIIGREPIGFKQYAIDHKDYWS, from the coding sequence ATGGATAAGTATTTAGTAACAGGTGCAAGTGGAAATATTGGTAAATATGTAGTAGATGAGTTAATAGTTTTAAAAAAGGATATAAAAGCAGCAGTTCATAATACAGAAAAAGCTAAAAAACTATTTAAAGATAAGGAAGATGTAGAATTAGTAAAATTTGATTTTTTAGATAAGAAAACTTTTGAAAATGCATTAGAAGGAGTTCAAGCTATTTTTTTAGTGAGGCCTCCAAATCTTGCAAATCCAAGAAAGGATATGCTTCCTTTTTTAGAAGCTGCTAAAGAAAAGGGAATAGAAAAAATCGTATTTGTATCACTCCTTGGTGTTGAAAAGAATCCAATAGTACCTCATAGAAAAATTGAAAATATGATAAAAAATTTAAGCATACCGTATGTCTTTTTGAGACCCAGTTTTTTTATGCAAAATTTAAATACAAATCATAAGGAAGAGATTAAAAAAAGAGATGAACTATATATACCAGCAGGAAGTTCAAAGACAAGTTTTATAGATACAAGAGATATAGCAAGAGCAGCAGCAATTAGCCTTATAGAAAACAAATATAAAAATATATCTATAACACTTACTGGAAAAGAAGCAATTGATTATAATGAGGTATCTAAGATCTTGTCAGAAGTACTTGGAAGAAAAATAGAGTATAAAAATCCAAGTCTTTTAAGATTCAGAAAGGAAAGGATAAAGAGAGGAACTCCTAAAGAGTTTGCAAATGTAATGACACTTTTATATCTTATGACAAAGCTTGGAACAGCAAAAGATATAACTTATGACTTAGAAAAAATCATAGGAAGAGAGCCGATTGGTTTTAAACAATATGCAATAGATCATAAAGATTATTGGAGCTAA
- a CDS encoding MarR family winged helix-turn-helix transcriptional regulator, which yields MNIGYAINYCSKLLKNRLNRELEIEDITVSQFAIIKDIEINSFKDGKEVGVTAVEISERLDMDKPTASGIINRLIDKNYIKKTPNPNDKRSFILELTKESKTKLPSLEKINSLVISDAIEGLTDEEIKMFKDTIIKIIENMR from the coding sequence ATGAATATTGGCTATGCAATAAATTATTGTTCAAAACTTTTAAAAAATAGATTAAATAGAGAACTTGAAATAGAGGACATAACGGTATCACAGTTTGCAATCATAAAAGATATTGAAATTAATTCTTTTAAAGATGGAAAAGAGGTAGGAGTTACAGCAGTTGAAATATCTGAAAGGCTAGACATGGACAAGCCAACTGCATCAGGAATAATCAATAGACTCATAGACAAAAACTATATAAAGAAAACACCAAACCCTAATGATAAAAGGTCATTTATATTGGAACTAACAAAAGAATCTAAAACGAAACTTCCAAGTTTAGAAAAAATAAATAGCTTAGTCATATCTGATGCAATAGAGGGACTAACTGATGAAGAAATTAAAATGTTTAAGGATACAATAATTAAGATAATAGAAAATATGAGGTGA
- a CDS encoding isochorismatase family protein, which produces MRKALLILDAQKGFFKHADLDKEYKIIKKMIEIFKENKDLILGTKHIDKNPDSIIYSNSENSKLDNHILKACDRVFEKTVPSVFSNTNFTNFLEDESLTDLIICGFNTEYCGLFNAIVSNDRGFKTTYIEDAIGTVNNDETYEMPGLDINDFVSTVLHWSGVIDVVNFEEFIK; this is translated from the coding sequence ATGAGAAAAGCACTCTTAATATTAGATGCACAAAAAGGATTTTTTAAACATGCTGATTTAGATAAAGAATATAAAATCATTAAAAAGATGATAGAAATTTTTAAAGAAAATAAAGACTTGATCCTTGGTACCAAGCATATAGATAAAAATCCTGATAGTATTATTTACTCAAATTCAGAAAACTCTAAACTAGACAATCACATATTAAAAGCTTGTGATAGAGTGTTTGAAAAAACAGTTCCAAGTGTGTTTTCAAACACTAATTTCACTAATTTTTTAGAAGATGAGTCTTTAACAGACCTAATTATTTGTGGATTCAACACAGAGTATTGTGGGCTATTCAATGCGATAGTATCAAATGATCGTGGGTTTAAAACAACTTACATTGAAGATGCGATAGGAACTGTAAATAATGATGAAACATATGAAATGCCTGGATTGGATATTAATGACTTTGTATCGACCGTTCTACATTGGTCAGGAGTAATTGATGTTGTAAATTTTGAAGAATTTATTAAGTGA
- a CDS encoding thermonuclease family protein encodes MNNFLSYVPGFRSDTTWKKIVAVLYYLFSILIIFEALDFFLFLIASPFVVFGFINLIKNRKNIKTNPRFILSFIIPFIVLIVGFAMPTDSQENEKQLAIEQQKEDEQKAKEEAKLEQEKKEKARKEEEKRLEEERKAEFEKGFISAKVTKHVDGDTVHVTTEDGEELKIRMIGVDTPETVHPSKPVEFYGKEASLFTEEKIFEETVYLEKDVSDNDKYGRALRYIWLEVPEEKDLNNKEVIKDKLFNAMLIAKGYANSSTYQPDVKYQEIFTELEKESREANLGLWDSAKLEEFERQKEQARKEEQAKKEQQAAEEKKKQEAAKSQQSSSSSSSSSQSASASAPAQPKQETAAPAEPNVQTVLVTPTGSKYHRQACGRGTYTEATLQSAKSRGLTPCKKCY; translated from the coding sequence ATGAATAACTTTTTAAGTTATGTACCAGGTTTTAGAAGTGATACTACTTGGAAAAAGATTGTAGCTGTTCTCTACTATTTATTTTCTATTCTTATTATATTTGAAGCTTTAGATTTCTTTTTATTTCTTATTGCTTCACCATTTGTAGTATTTGGATTTATTAATTTAATAAAAAATAGAAAGAATATAAAAACTAATCCAAGATTTATACTAAGTTTTATTATTCCTTTCATTGTTTTAATTGTTGGATTTGCAATGCCAACAGATAGTCAAGAAAATGAAAAGCAACTAGCTATAGAACAGCAAAAAGAAGATGAGCAAAAGGCAAAAGAAGAAGCAAAACTAGAACAAGAGAAAAAAGAAAAAGCTAGAAAAGAAGAAGAAAAGCGTTTAGAGGAAGAAAGAAAAGCTGAATTTGAAAAAGGTTTCATTAGTGCTAAGGTTACAAAACATGTTGATGGAGATACAGTTCATGTTACCACAGAAGATGGTGAAGAATTAAAGATAAGAATGATAGGAGTTGATACTCCTGAAACTGTACATCCTTCAAAGCCAGTTGAATTTTATGGAAAAGAAGCATCTCTATTTACTGAAGAAAAAATATTCGAAGAAACAGTTTACTTAGAAAAAGATGTTTCAGATAATGATAAATATGGTAGGGCCTTAAGGTATATATGGCTTGAAGTTCCTGAGGAAAAAGATCTTAACAATAAAGAAGTAATTAAAGATAAACTATTTAACGCAATGTTAATAGCTAAAGGATATGCTAACAGTTCTACTTATCAACCTGATGTTAAGTATCAAGAGATTTTTACTGAGCTTGAAAAAGAATCAAGAGAAGCTAATTTAGGTTTATGGGATAGTGCAAAATTAGAAGAATTTGAAAGACAAAAAGAGCAAGCTAGAAAAGAAGAACAGGCAAAGAAAGAACAGCAAGCTGCAGAAGAAAAAAAGAAACAAGAAGCTGCTAAGTCTCAACAAAGTTCTAGTTCTAGTTCTAGTAGTAGTCAAAGTGCATCAGCATCAGCACCTGCACAACCTAAACAAGAAACAGCCGCTCCAGCTGAACCTAATGTTCAAACAGTGCTAGTTACTCCTACGGGTTCTAAATATCATAGACAGGCATGTGGTAGAGGAACTTATACTGAAGCTACTTTGCAAAGTGCAAAATCAAGAGGATTAACTCCTTGTAAGAAGTGCTATTAG